From the genome of Spirosomataceae bacterium TFI 002, one region includes:
- a CDS encoding EF hand: MMNMILKTTVLGISLLLAATATTFAQQGPPKGRPTTDEIFKQMDANKDSKLSKSEVKGPLLEDFAKIDLNEDGFITKEELEKAPKPKGKKRD; the protein is encoded by the coding sequence ATGATGAACATGATTTTAAAAACAACGGTACTAGGAATTTCTCTTCTTTTGGCGGCTACTGCAACCACATTTGCTCAACAGGGACCACCAAAAGGCAGACCAACAACTGATGAAATATTCAAACAAATGGATGCAAACAAAGACAGCAAGCTATCCAAGTCGGAAGTAAAAGGTCCTCTTTTAGAAGATTTTGCCAAAATTGATCTCAATGAAGATGGTTTTATCACAAAGGAAGAATTGGAAAAAGCTCCAAAACCGAAAGGCAAGAAAAGGGACTAA
- a CDS encoding ketol-acid reductoisomerase, whose product MAKLNFGGVEEDIVTREEFPLEKAREVLSTETIAVIGYGVQGPGQAMNMRDNGLNVIVGQRKGKTYDKAVADGWVPGETLFEIEEALEKGTIICYLLSDAAQIELWPTVKKHLTAGKSLYFSHGFGITYKEKTGIVPPADVDVFLTAPKGSGTSLRRLFVEGKGLNSSFAIYQDATGKAREKCIAMGIGVGSGYLFETNFYNEVTSDLTGERGTLMGCIQGIFAAQYEVLRANGHSPSESFNETVEELTQSLMPLVAENGMDWMYANCSTTAQRGALDWWKPFRDATKPVFEKLYESVKSQNEAEISITRNSQPDYREKLEVELAELRDSEMWRAGKTVRSLRPENN is encoded by the coding sequence ATGGCAAAATTAAATTTTGGTGGTGTTGAGGAAGACATCGTAACACGCGAAGAGTTTCCTTTAGAAAAAGCAAGAGAAGTATTGAGTACTGAAACCATCGCAGTGATTGGTTACGGAGTGCAAGGGCCAGGTCAAGCAATGAATATGCGTGACAATGGCTTGAACGTAATCGTTGGTCAACGTAAAGGAAAAACTTACGACAAAGCTGTTGCTGATGGCTGGGTACCTGGTGAAACCCTTTTCGAAATCGAGGAAGCTCTTGAAAAAGGAACAATCATTTGTTATTTACTTTCTGATGCTGCTCAAATCGAGCTATGGCCTACAGTAAAGAAACACCTTACTGCAGGAAAGTCATTGTACTTTTCTCATGGTTTCGGAATCACTTACAAAGAGAAAACTGGTATTGTTCCACCAGCAGATGTAGATGTATTCTTAACTGCCCCAAAAGGATCAGGAACTTCACTTCGCCGTTTGTTCGTAGAAGGAAAAGGATTGAACTCATCTTTTGCCATCTATCAAGATGCAACTGGCAAAGCACGTGAAAAGTGTATCGCCATGGGAATCGGTGTAGGTTCTGGATACTTGTTCGAAACAAACTTTTACAACGAAGTAACATCTGACCTTACAGGTGAGCGTGGAACTTTGATGGGTTGTATTCAAGGAATATTTGCTGCTCAATACGAAGTATTAAGAGCCAATGGACACTCTCCATCTGAGTCTTTCAACGAAACTGTTGAAGAATTGACTCAGTCATTAATGCCATTAGTAGCAGAAAACGGAATGGATTGGATGTATGCCAACTGTTCTACTACTGCTCAGCGTGGAGCTTTGGATTGGTGGAAGCCTTTCCGTGATGCTACTAAGCCAGTATTTGAGAAACTTTACGAATCTGTAAAATCTCAAAACGAAGCAGAAATCTCTATCACTCGTAACTCTCAGCCAGATTACCGTGAGAAACTTGAAGTTGAGCTTGCTGAACTTCGTGACTCAGAAATGTGGAGAGCTGGAAAGACAGTAAGAAGTCTTCGTCCTGAGAATAACTAA
- a CDS encoding D-psicose/D-tagatose/L-ribulose 3-epimerase, whose protein sequence is MNNKRGMNLLLWGTEMGNELFPVLDMIKEVGYDGVEVPILNLDPKNWYEWRTKLDDLGLDRVAETINGPAENAISSDKKVRETALEFNKRVIDCAVVINANLLIGPFHSGLGAFTGQPATADEMAWAREHLWELSEYADQMGITLGLEYLNRFESYLISSTTELIELVNAVDHPSCKMMFDTFHANIEEKDMAKAVMQMGDKLVHVQLSENDRGTLGHGHVDFENVIDGLKAMDYEGMISVEAFSTKLTAANIWRQMFESEEQLTRGSFEFLKGLLSVV, encoded by the coding sequence ATGAATAACAAACGTGGAATGAACCTACTCTTGTGGGGTACCGAAATGGGAAATGAATTATTCCCTGTTTTGGATATGATCAAAGAGGTAGGTTACGATGGCGTGGAGGTGCCAATATTGAACTTGGATCCCAAGAATTGGTATGAATGGCGTACTAAACTCGATGATTTAGGTTTGGACAGAGTTGCCGAAACCATAAATGGCCCAGCCGAAAATGCTATTTCGAGCGATAAAAAGGTAAGGGAAACAGCACTAGAATTTAATAAAAGAGTAATCGATTGTGCCGTTGTGATCAATGCTAATTTACTAATTGGGCCTTTCCATTCTGGTTTAGGAGCATTTACTGGTCAGCCGGCTACTGCGGACGAAATGGCTTGGGCACGAGAGCATTTGTGGGAATTGTCAGAATATGCAGACCAGATGGGAATTACGCTTGGCTTAGAGTATTTAAACCGATTTGAAAGCTATTTAATATCTAGTACCACGGAGCTAATAGAATTGGTAAATGCCGTGGATCACCCATCTTGCAAAATGATGTTTGATACATTTCATGCAAATATAGAAGAGAAAGACATGGCAAAGGCAGTCATGCAAATGGGCGATAAGCTCGTACATGTTCAACTTTCTGAAAATGATAGAGGAACATTAGGTCATGGTCATGTGGACTTTGAAAACGTAATAGATGGACTGAAAGCTATGGATTATGAAGGAATGATAAGTGTAGAGGCTTTTAGTACAAAATTAACAGCGGCTAATATTTGGCGTCAAATGTTTGAAAGTGAAGAGCAATTAACGAGGGGTAGTTTTGAGTTTTTGAAGGGTTTGTTAAGCGTTGTATAA
- a CDS encoding putative endonuclease yields MYILKCCEGSFYTGSTKFLELRVEQHQNGKGANFTSARLPVELVYFEEFDRIDHAFDREHQVKKWGRAKKLALINGQTENLNNLAECQNETHSRIK; encoded by the coding sequence ATGTACATATTAAAATGCTGCGAAGGTTCATTTTACACAGGTAGTACGAAATTTTTGGAATTGAGAGTAGAGCAACATCAAAATGGGAAAGGTGCGAATTTCACTTCAGCTAGGTTACCCGTGGAGCTAGTCTACTTTGAAGAATTTGATAGAATTGATCACGCATTTGATAGAGAGCATCAAGTAAAAAAATGGGGAAGAGCAAAGAAATTAGCTCTCATAAATGGACAAACTGAAAACCTCAACAATTTGGCTGAATGCCAAAATGAAACGCATTCTAGGATTAAATGA
- a CDS encoding AraC-type DNA-binding protein → MKIALEKNIENRLSSITVLDLKEPYFDPNWHFHPHFQLFTVLEGTGTKLIGDSISHFEPGDTVFLGPNLPHLWRSDKTYFEPSSKLMTHGIVLYFTEDSFGKGLLDKPESIQILHLLERSKRGLLLKSRAQLEVITKLKTIQELKGFEVIIELLSLLNFLSKSEDYEYITNIGYLNTHKVSETERMQNVYEYVMKNYKEKIKLSDVAGLAAMSESAFCRYFKKRANKTFSDFVAEIRIGQACKLLSSEKYNIQQVCFESGFNTLSNFNKKFKEIVGNTPSEYLKEVRA, encoded by the coding sequence ATGAAAATTGCTTTAGAAAAAAATATCGAAAACCGATTGAGTTCAATCACAGTTTTGGATTTAAAAGAACCCTACTTTGACCCTAATTGGCATTTTCATCCTCACTTTCAATTATTCACAGTATTAGAGGGGACAGGAACAAAACTAATTGGAGATAGCATTAGTCATTTTGAACCAGGTGATACTGTTTTTCTAGGACCAAACCTCCCACACCTTTGGAGGTCAGATAAAACATATTTTGAACCGAGTTCTAAATTAATGACTCATGGAATTGTACTTTATTTTACCGAAGACTCATTTGGAAAAGGATTGCTCGACAAGCCTGAAAGTATCCAAATACTACACTTACTTGAGAGAAGTAAAAGAGGTTTACTTTTAAAAAGTAGAGCCCAACTAGAGGTAATTACGAAGTTAAAAACAATCCAAGAATTAAAGGGATTTGAGGTAATTATTGAGTTACTATCTCTCCTCAATTTTTTATCCAAAAGTGAGGATTACGAGTATATCACAAACATAGGCTACTTAAATACTCATAAAGTTTCGGAAACAGAGCGGATGCAGAATGTGTACGAATACGTGATGAAAAACTACAAGGAAAAAATAAAATTGAGTGATGTAGCAGGCCTTGCGGCGATGAGTGAATCGGCGTTTTGTAGGTATTTCAAAAAAAGAGCAAACAAGACATTTTCTGACTTTGTTGCCGAGATAAGGATTGGACAAGCATGTAAACTTCTTTCATCCGAAAAGTATAACATCCAACAAGTATGCTTTGAAAGTGGATTCAATACGCTTTCAAACTTCAATAAGAAATTCAAAGAGATTGTGGGAAATACGCCAAGCGAATATTTAAAAGAAGTGCGAGCTTAG
- a CDS encoding Predicted dehydrogenase, with translation MKQLNIAIIGLGFGAEFIPIYQRHPDANMYAICQRNEEKLNQIGDAFGIEKRYTDYDELLKDSEVDAVHINTPIPNHAEQTLKALYAGKHVACTVPMATSVDDCLKIVKACKETGKKYMMMETVVYAREFLFVKELHEKGELGKVQFLKASHQQDMDGWPDYWPGLPPMHYATHCVGPVAGLLRLEAEYVSCFGSGTIRKELADIHNSPFAVESAHIKFKDSDLSAYVYRSLFDVARQYRESFEVYGSKKSFEWALIEGEPNVIHTAKKEEHEIPEKVETPDYAHLLPKEIQDFTTKGVYDLDSNEHLSFTQGAGHGGSHPHLVHEFVSALKEDRDPFPNASQSANWTSVGILAHESALKGGELIKLPDFNA, from the coding sequence ATGAAACAACTAAATATTGCAATTATAGGCCTAGGGTTTGGGGCAGAATTTATTCCAATTTATCAGCGTCATCCGGATGCGAATATGTACGCCATTTGTCAGCGAAACGAAGAAAAGCTGAATCAAATTGGTGATGCTTTTGGAATTGAAAAAAGGTATACGGATTATGATGAGTTGTTGAAAGACTCAGAAGTAGATGCGGTTCACATCAATACACCTATACCAAATCATGCCGAGCAAACACTTAAAGCTTTATATGCAGGAAAACATGTAGCCTGTACTGTTCCTATGGCAACTAGCGTGGATGATTGCCTTAAAATTGTGAAGGCTTGCAAAGAGACAGGTAAGAAGTACATGATGATGGAGACTGTGGTGTATGCACGTGAGTTTTTGTTTGTTAAAGAGCTTCACGAAAAAGGGGAGTTGGGGAAAGTACAATTTCTAAAAGCATCTCACCAACAAGATATGGATGGATGGCCAGACTATTGGCCAGGATTACCGCCTATGCATTACGCAACACATTGTGTAGGGCCAGTGGCTGGTTTACTTAGACTAGAGGCAGAATATGTTTCATGTTTTGGCTCAGGTACGATTAGAAAAGAATTAGCTGATATTCACAATTCACCATTTGCAGTTGAAAGTGCACATATCAAATTTAAAGACAGCGATCTTAGTGCATATGTATACCGTTCTCTTTTTGATGTGGCTAGACAGTATCGTGAGAGTTTTGAGGTATACGGTTCAAAAAAATCGTTTGAATGGGCTCTTATAGAAGGTGAACCTAATGTTATACATACCGCTAAAAAAGAAGAGCATGAGATACCAGAAAAGGTGGAGACGCCTGATTATGCTCACCTTTTACCAAAGGAAATTCAAGACTTTACAACCAAAGGAGTTTATGACCTAGACAGTAATGAGCACTTAAGCTTTACGCAAGGTGCAGGTCATGGTGGCTCGCATCCACATTTGGTACATGAGTTTGTAAGTGCCTTGAAAGAGGATCGTGATCCGTTCCCAAATGCATCTCAATCGGCAAACTGGACATCAGTTGGAATTCTTGCTCATGAATCAGCACTAAAAGGCGGTGAATTAATCAAGCTTCCAGATTTCAACGCTTAA